One Grus americana isolate bGruAme1 chromosome Z, bGruAme1.mat, whole genome shotgun sequence DNA window includes the following coding sequences:
- the TUSC1 gene encoding tumor suppressor candidate gene 1 protein, with translation MRRMRVVNGRWGCNGSARRGRAGLVAAGSGRRGGAEEFAEPGGGEDDWRGQSRGSLHQLAERYADLAASHSEALRQREERELHNARLRQENARLRLENRRLRRENRCLFRQALLGPGPADPDKPAAADPGEEAEALRAQLGRLQEKHRRALQHLRRCRAAGGSEASELDDGELDELLEEDEQPLEKRSLVPPV, from the coding sequence ATGAGGCGCATGCGCGTTGTGAACGGGCGCTGGGGCTGTAACGGCTCGGCGCGGAGAGGCCGGGCGGGGCTCGTCGCCGCCGGTAgcggccgccgcggcggggcggaGGAGTTCGCCGAACCGGGCGGCGGCGAAGACGACTGGCGGGGCCAGTCGCGGGGCTCCCTGCATCAGCTGGCGGAGCGGTACGCGGACCTGGCGGCCAGCCACAGCGAGGCGCTGCGGCAGCGGGAGGAGCGGGAGCTGCACAACGCGCGGCTGCGCCAAGAGAACGCGCGGCTGCGGCTGGAGAACCGTCGCCTGCGCCGCGAGAACCGCTGCCTCTTCCGCCAGGCCCTGCTGGGGCCTGGCCCCGCCGATCCCGACAAGCCCGCCGCCGCGGACCCGGGCGAGGAGGCGGAGGCCCTGCGCGCCCAGCTGGGGCGGCTGCAAGAGAAGCACCGCCGGGCCTTGCAGCACCTGCGGCGCTGCCGGGCCGCCGGCGGGTCGGAGGCCTCGGAGCTGGACGACGGGGAGCTGGACGAGCTGTTGGAGGAGGACGAGCAGCCGCTGGAGAAGAGGAGCCTGGTGCCGCCTGTGTAG